The Nitrospira sp. KM1 genome includes a window with the following:
- a CDS encoding EVE domain-containing protein: MSHRCWLVKSEPETFSIDDLAASPRRMTSWDGVRNYQARNFMRAMAVGDRVFFYHSNADPPAVVGIAEVSRTAYPDDTQFDKSGDHYDPDSLPDAPRWDMVDIRFLEKFDQAVSLDRLRKEPRLKGMTLLKKGSRLSVQPVTPSEWDIIVKLGKAHKR, translated from the coding sequence ATGTCCCATCGCTGCTGGCTGGTGAAGTCAGAACCTGAGACCTTCTCTATTGACGATCTCGCGGCCTCGCCGCGTCGGATGACCAGTTGGGATGGCGTCCGGAACTATCAGGCGAGAAACTTTATGCGGGCCATGGCGGTTGGAGACCGCGTGTTCTTTTATCATAGCAATGCCGACCCACCGGCCGTCGTCGGGATCGCTGAGGTTTCCCGTACGGCCTATCCCGACGACACCCAATTCGATAAATCGGGAGATCATTACGATCCTGACAGCTTGCCAGACGCACCGCGATGGGACATGGTGGATATTCGGTTTCTGGAAAAATTCGACCAGGCAGTTTCACTGGACCGGCTTCGAAAGGAGCCCAGACTAAAAGGAATGACGCTCCTGAAGAAAGGTTCCCGACTGTCCGTCCAACCTGTTACACCGTCGGAGTGGGATATTATTGTCAAATTGGGCAAGGCGCACAAACGATAG
- a CDS encoding YkgJ family cysteine cluster protein, producing the protein MLGTPWHVIMRFLTEERNDRPEQSLQLTNKSSVFYHAAMSSSTERFEVALNTPAGRVTAVLDVAIGFVPVTSIVPVARRLGEDMLKLEEARVREQGEPVSCQMGCAACCRMLVPLSPPEAFALRDYVAGLPAERQDRIRSRIDEIDQRLISHGLASSLREIAETVEAIPDEELDPVNRAYYALRLPCPFLENEICSIYEARPAACRELLVTSPASFCDDMVNNQVVPVPVGVRIGTVLGLLWSTIKSEPPRLIPLPMALEWAERHAHEASQRWSGAELIDLLLDKIWRVLSHEFQVRGQTPPS; encoded by the coding sequence ATGCTCGGAACTCCTTGGCACGTCATTATGCGGTTCCTGACGGAAGAGCGCAACGATCGGCCAGAACAGTCGCTGCAATTGACCAATAAGTCGTCGGTTTTCTATCATGCGGCCATGTCCTCCTCCACCGAAAGATTCGAGGTCGCGTTGAATACCCCGGCCGGTCGAGTCACTGCCGTTCTCGATGTCGCGATAGGTTTCGTGCCGGTCACCTCGATTGTCCCGGTTGCCCGTCGCCTCGGTGAGGACATGCTGAAGCTCGAAGAAGCGCGTGTCCGTGAACAAGGCGAACCGGTCTCGTGCCAGATGGGTTGCGCCGCCTGTTGCAGAATGCTGGTGCCGCTCTCTCCGCCGGAGGCCTTTGCGCTTAGGGACTATGTCGCCGGGCTTCCAGCAGAACGGCAGGACCGTATACGGAGCCGAATCGACGAGATCGACCAACGTCTTATTTCTCACGGACTCGCGAGTTCATTGCGAGAAATAGCCGAAACCGTCGAGGCGATCCCCGATGAAGAGCTGGATCCCGTCAACCGCGCGTACTATGCCCTGCGGCTTCCCTGCCCGTTTCTCGAAAATGAAATCTGTTCAATCTATGAAGCCAGACCTGCCGCTTGTCGCGAGCTGCTCGTCACCTCTCCGGCAAGTTTCTGTGACGATATGGTGAACAATCAGGTTGTCCCGGTTCCGGTGGGAGTTCGCATCGGAACAGTCTTGGGACTACTCTGGAGCACGATCAAGTCCGAACCGCCTCGCCTCATTCCCTTGCCCATGGCGTTGGAGTGGGCGGAACGCCATGCTCACGAAGCGAGCCAACGCTGGTCGGGAGCCGAACTGATCGACCTCCTGCTCGATAAAATATGGCGGGTGCTGAGCCATGAATTCCAGGTGAGAGGGCAGACTCCCCCGTCCTGA
- the thrH gene encoding bifunctional phosphoserine phosphatase/homoserine phosphotransferase ThrH produces the protein MQKPVMVCLDLEGVLVPEIWINVALQTGIEELKITTREMPDYDALMKRRLAILHQHKLTIGDIQRVIDNMGPLEGATAFVGWLRERCQVIILSDTFYEFASPLMRQLGFPTIFCNQLELDAAGNIVAHHMRLQNQKKHSVAAFQALNFHVMAAGDAYNDTAMLGEADAGFFFRPPDHLPKEFPQFPVTQTYDELRNAFQRAGSLRP, from the coding sequence ATGCAAAAACCTGTGATGGTCTGTCTCGATCTTGAGGGTGTGCTCGTTCCGGAGATCTGGATCAATGTGGCGTTACAGACCGGGATCGAAGAACTGAAGATTACCACGCGTGAGATGCCGGATTACGATGCCTTGATGAAACGTCGGCTCGCCATCCTCCATCAACACAAACTGACGATCGGCGACATCCAGCGCGTCATCGACAACATGGGGCCGCTGGAAGGCGCGACAGCCTTTGTCGGCTGGCTGCGCGAGCGATGCCAGGTCATTATCCTGTCGGACACGTTCTATGAATTTGCCTCTCCGTTGATGCGGCAACTCGGTTTTCCGACGATCTTTTGCAATCAACTCGAACTAGATGCGGCCGGAAACATCGTCGCGCACCATATGCGTTTGCAGAATCAGAAGAAACATTCTGTCGCCGCCTTTCAGGCGTTGAATTTCCATGTCATGGCTGCAGGCGACGCCTACAACGACACCGCCATGCTGGGAGAGGCTGATGCCGGTTTTTTCTTTCGTCCGCCTGACCATCTGCCCAAAGAATTCCCTCAGTTTCCCGTGACGCAGACCTATGACGAGCTGCGGAACGCCTTTCAACGTGCCGGAAGTTTAAGACCATAA
- a CDS encoding alginate export family protein, translating to MRRLLGRTGWAGVAAFFSAAAMTAGLSFTATPAQAAFELPEGEKITNVPAIPRAIPQKEAYELYDPRIGKNFDLKNFWMRADVRVRPEMRNNVCFGNTIGTTGACNGPNNGTTPNGVRGKANDFYVQQWVRLGLGYDLSPDVNFYMEIIDSATWGGNGTAVNAGNGGDPLNHNCSATATGACRLGVRAAYMLIRNFAGIQGFSVKAGRQYVVFGNHSMLGHFDWANTGYSHDGIMLQYSTKSFDSYVGWFRNSESDLNQAAPVGSGGPNIAGNVVANGATGNDANRDADMIIFYNQIKSVPGFLIEPYYIYYKNNYGSGDFRAQGLGTPKHSNQTRHNIGNRIEMRKGNFDAINEIVWQFGAMGDAGGTNALQNGYGAQKNLHINAWATRNWIGYTHYQSSWKPRIAFNFDYASGDGRANCNVTTTNGNCSTANTFENMFPTNHIHMGYMDVQAWKNMLSPSANFQARPTKDDHIEVWYTNLNLASARDNWYRGAQGVYVWSKAGNTKKHIGDELDLTWTHMFMDGKVAFQATYGHLWAGGYIAENLGKANDQSWAYAQLWMNF from the coding sequence ATGAGAAGATTGTTAGGTCGAACAGGGTGGGCCGGTGTGGCCGCCTTCTTCAGTGCGGCCGCCATGACCGCGGGCCTGTCGTTCACAGCGACTCCCGCGCAAGCGGCGTTCGAGTTGCCGGAAGGGGAGAAAATTACCAACGTCCCCGCCATTCCCCGCGCGATTCCGCAAAAGGAAGCGTACGAGCTGTACGATCCCCGCATCGGGAAGAACTTCGATCTCAAAAATTTCTGGATGCGAGCGGATGTTCGTGTCAGACCAGAAATGCGAAACAACGTCTGCTTCGGCAATACGATCGGGACAACTGGCGCTTGTAACGGTCCCAATAACGGTACGACTCCGAACGGCGTCCGGGGCAAGGCCAACGATTTTTACGTGCAGCAGTGGGTGCGCCTCGGTCTCGGATACGATCTCTCTCCCGATGTGAACTTCTATATGGAAATCATCGATTCAGCGACCTGGGGTGGTAACGGAACGGCCGTCAACGCTGGAAACGGCGGTGACCCGTTGAACCACAACTGTTCGGCCACGGCGACAGGTGCCTGCCGGTTAGGCGTTCGGGCTGCCTACATGTTGATCCGAAATTTTGCCGGTATTCAGGGGTTCAGCGTGAAGGCCGGCCGTCAGTATGTGGTGTTTGGTAATCACTCTATGCTGGGTCACTTCGACTGGGCGAATACCGGGTACAGCCATGACGGTATCATGCTGCAGTACAGCACGAAATCCTTTGATTCGTACGTTGGCTGGTTCCGCAACTCAGAAAGCGATCTAAACCAGGCAGCGCCGGTAGGATCGGGAGGTCCCAATATTGCCGGCAACGTGGTCGCTAACGGAGCCACGGGCAATGACGCGAATCGCGATGCCGACATGATCATCTTCTATAACCAGATCAAGTCGGTTCCCGGCTTTTTGATTGAACCCTACTACATCTATTACAAGAACAACTACGGTTCGGGCGATTTTAGAGCCCAAGGGCTGGGTACTCCCAAACACTCGAACCAGACCCGCCACAACATCGGTAACCGCATTGAAATGCGCAAAGGCAACTTCGATGCGATCAACGAAATCGTCTGGCAATTCGGTGCCATGGGCGATGCCGGCGGCACCAATGCACTTCAGAACGGCTATGGAGCGCAAAAGAACCTGCACATCAATGCGTGGGCGACCAGAAACTGGATCGGCTACACCCACTACCAGTCATCCTGGAAACCGAGAATCGCGTTTAACTTCGACTATGCCTCTGGCGATGGCCGGGCAAATTGTAACGTGACCACCACGAATGGAAACTGCAGCACGGCAAATACGTTCGAGAACATGTTCCCGACCAACCACATCCATATGGGGTACATGGACGTTCAGGCCTGGAAAAACATGTTGAGCCCATCGGCCAACTTCCAAGCCCGTCCGACCAAGGACGACCATATCGAAGTGTGGTACACGAACCTGAATTTGGCCAGCGCTCGTGACAACTGGTACCGCGGAGCACAGGGCGTCTATGTGTGGTCCAAGGCTGGCAATACGAAGAAGCACATCGGTGACGAATTGGACCTGACCTGGACCCATATGTTCATGGACGGCAAAGTGGCGTTTCAGGCCACCTATGGCCACCTGTGGGCAGGAGGATACATCGCAGAAAACCTGGGCAAGGCCAACGATCAATCGTGGGCCTATGCACAGCTCTGGATGAACTTCTAG
- a CDS encoding twin-arginine translocase TatA/TatE family subunit, with protein sequence MFGLGAGEILIILVIAFLLFGPKQLPEVGRQVGKAVKGFKETAEDLRKSVEPELNMIQQEVKMVEQDFQASMKEAEEEINTATNPSEKQNGSSSTQV encoded by the coding sequence ATGTTCGGACTTGGTGCCGGCGAAATCCTCATTATTTTAGTGATCGCCTTTTTGCTGTTCGGCCCCAAGCAGTTGCCTGAAGTCGGCCGGCAGGTCGGCAAAGCGGTCAAGGGGTTCAAGGAGACAGCGGAAGACCTCCGTAAATCGGTTGAACCGGAGCTGAACATGATTCAGCAGGAGGTCAAAATGGTTGAACAGGATTTCCAGGCTTCCATGAAGGAAGCCGAAGAGGAGATCAATACAGCCACCAATCCAAGTGAAAAGCAGAATGGGTCGTCTTCGACCCAAGTTTGA
- the tatA gene encoding twin-arginine translocase TatA/TatE family subunit, translating to MFGSFGWMELLLILIIVLIIFGAGKIPQLGEGLGKAIKGFKKSVNEADAIDVTPPPADAPPPGPQPQVSQPQSNPSTGAPVQQGQQIKQG from the coding sequence ATGTTCGGGTCGTTTGGATGGATGGAGCTGTTGCTGATCCTGATCATTGTCTTGATCATTTTCGGCGCCGGCAAGATCCCTCAGTTGGGTGAAGGGCTCGGGAAAGCCATCAAAGGATTCAAAAAAAGCGTCAATGAAGCGGATGCCATTGATGTCACACCCCCGCCGGCCGATGCGCCGCCGCCGGGGCCGCAACCTCAAGTCTCTCAGCCTCAGTCGAATCCATCGACAGGGGCTCCAGTTCAGCAAGGACAACAGATCAAGCAAGGGTAA
- a CDS encoding class I SAM-dependent methyltransferase produces MLQDADALPQLIGDYKSVDQWQVHINKLFYRFRGDQVRSFYQTFASADYRLGHALAADYYEAVIKRARTSQSRNLPGRSSTLDPQSPLTVLELGCGNGNLAACFLSHLKTLDREGTVYPRVKYILVDWEQGVLDAAMRVPELESHRDRIGPLCTTVDRLDGIADGTVDRILCNELWNDLPTRLMSRQGGEIEEEFLRPNLSEILHAKITDWAGFVRAFDAGDFEVLKRFPPFFEDLVWEREYRTVDWKDVPYRKTITEFLRRIDEQVVVPINLGAFATVKEAKRVLAADAAGFSALDAGTSDLKVLNDPDKPCSGQFGGQQSFMVNFALVEAVARQLHTGPISIESQREFVGKSLNTNVMTVMDLLATHPAAGQKMRPWEQDRLLLQTIRALNKAYESPYAKEIDFPIRPDTPSEEREHLQALSRDLKPSGIPDAVAYVTEEELTACSHDLEEVGYDPQSFFIALTAPPGPVDYFHMMILP; encoded by the coding sequence ATGCTACAAGATGCTGATGCCCTGCCCCAGCTAATAGGCGACTATAAGTCAGTGGATCAATGGCAGGTCCACATCAATAAGTTATTTTATCGCTTCCGTGGCGATCAAGTCCGCAGCTTTTATCAGACTTTCGCCTCCGCCGATTATCGACTCGGACATGCGTTGGCGGCCGATTATTATGAGGCCGTGATTAAACGCGCCAGAACATCTCAATCTCGAAATTTGCCAGGACGCTCATCGACGCTCGATCCTCAGTCGCCGCTGACAGTCCTCGAGCTAGGCTGTGGAAATGGAAATCTTGCCGCATGTTTTCTCAGCCATCTCAAGACCCTCGACCGTGAGGGAACGGTCTATCCTCGCGTGAAGTACATCTTGGTGGATTGGGAACAAGGGGTGCTTGATGCTGCCATGCGTGTGCCGGAATTGGAGTCTCATCGTGATCGGATTGGTCCGCTCTGCACGACCGTCGATCGGCTTGATGGTATCGCTGACGGCACAGTCGATCGCATTTTGTGCAACGAGCTCTGGAACGATTTGCCGACCAGATTGATGTCGCGGCAAGGCGGGGAGATCGAAGAGGAATTTCTCCGGCCGAACCTCAGTGAGATCCTTCACGCCAAGATCACGGATTGGGCCGGTTTCGTCAGGGCCTTTGACGCAGGAGACTTCGAGGTCTTGAAGAGATTCCCGCCATTTTTTGAGGATCTCGTGTGGGAACGCGAATATCGGACTGTGGATTGGAAAGACGTCCCATATCGGAAGACGATTACCGAGTTTCTCCGACGCATCGATGAACAGGTGGTCGTGCCGATCAATCTGGGAGCGTTCGCGACCGTCAAGGAGGCCAAGCGAGTTCTTGCCGCCGATGCGGCAGGATTCAGCGCTCTTGATGCCGGAACCTCTGATCTCAAGGTGCTGAATGATCCAGACAAGCCCTGTTCAGGTCAGTTCGGGGGCCAGCAAAGTTTTATGGTGAATTTTGCATTGGTCGAAGCCGTAGCCCGTCAACTGCACACTGGCCCCATCTCCATCGAGAGTCAGCGGGAATTCGTCGGAAAAAGTCTGAACACCAATGTCATGACAGTCATGGATCTCTTGGCGACTCATCCGGCCGCGGGCCAGAAGATGCGGCCATGGGAGCAAGACCGCTTGTTACTCCAGACGATTCGTGCATTGAACAAGGCCTATGAGAGCCCGTATGCCAAGGAGATCGATTTTCCAATTCGCCCCGATACGCCGTCCGAAGAGCGGGAACACCTTCAGGCCCTCTCACGAGATCTGAAGCCATCCGGCATTCCGGACGCCGTTGCCTATGTCACCGAAGAGGAACTGACTGCCTGTTCGCATGATTTAGAGGAGGTGGGATACGATCCCCAGTCCTTTTTCATTGCCCTGACCGCTCCCCCCGGTCCCGTGGACTACTTTCATATGATGATTCTCCCATAA
- a CDS encoding glycosyltransferase family 2 protein codes for MANLASPWLSVLIPVKDERDNLNALADRILKVLRARDESNAAPFEILFVDDGSSDGSSDILDTLASEHPEIRVLHFDRNYGLGSAYDAGFKYSRGALVVTMDGDLQNDPSDIVTLLPHTERFDLVCGWRVDRHDNFTRKLSSRIANLVRSAVTGDNIHDTGCALRIFRRSVLDRLQMFEGLHRFFPALALMHGFTVTEVPVRHHPRIHGYAKFGVGNRMFKGLYDLIAVRWMQSRVLRYHVRTSRRDA; via the coding sequence ATGGCCAACCTGGCTTCTCCATGGCTTTCGGTTCTCATTCCCGTCAAGGATGAGCGCGACAATCTGAATGCACTGGCAGATCGGATTCTCAAAGTCCTTCGAGCGCGCGATGAGTCGAACGCGGCACCGTTTGAGATTCTGTTCGTCGACGACGGCAGCAGTGACGGCAGCAGCGACATTCTGGATACGCTCGCATCGGAACATCCCGAGATCAGGGTTCTGCACTTCGATCGGAATTACGGGCTGGGCTCGGCCTATGACGCCGGGTTCAAATATAGCCGCGGCGCCTTGGTCGTGACCATGGACGGCGACCTGCAAAACGATCCGAGTGACATCGTCACGTTGCTTCCCCATACAGAACGCTTCGACCTGGTCTGCGGATGGCGGGTCGATCGGCATGACAATTTTACGCGCAAATTGTCTTCACGGATCGCGAATCTCGTCCGGAGCGCTGTCACCGGAGACAACATTCACGATACCGGCTGTGCGTTGCGCATCTTTCGCCGCTCCGTGCTTGACCGTCTTCAAATGTTTGAAGGCCTTCACCGCTTTTTCCCCGCACTTGCCTTGATGCACGGCTTCACCGTGACCGAAGTGCCGGTTCGCCACCATCCTCGCATCCATGGATACGCGAAGTTCGGCGTCGGCAACCGGATGTTCAAAGGGTTGTACGATTTGATCGCCGTCCGGTGGATGCAATCACGCGTGTTGCGCTATCATGTGCGGACTTCTAGGCGCGACGCCTAA
- a CDS encoding lipid-A-disaccharide synthase N-terminal domain-containing protein, producing the protein MSNAETVWIAVGFLGQGLFFGRWLIQWIASERTAKSQVPIAFWYMSLIGGLITLAYAIYRRDPVFIAGQSVGAIVYVRNLMLIRRSGPDPSSETLSSFGKS; encoded by the coding sequence ATGTCGAACGCAGAAACCGTGTGGATTGCCGTGGGATTTCTCGGGCAGGGGCTGTTCTTCGGCCGCTGGCTCATTCAATGGATCGCCTCCGAGCGCACGGCAAAGAGCCAGGTCCCAATCGCGTTCTGGTATATGAGCTTGATCGGAGGATTGATTACGCTGGCCTATGCGATCTACCGGAGAGACCCCGTATTCATCGCCGGGCAAAGCGTAGGAGCCATCGTGTATGTCCGCAATCTCATGCTCATCAGGCGTTCGGGCCCTGACCCCTCTTCCGAAACCCTCTCCTCCTTCGGAAAGTCCTAA
- a CDS encoding glycosyltransferase family 39 protein: MFTRKHVLNLSVLLLLSGLFLFVGLGSMGLTDRDEGRNAEAGREMLETGDWVTPTFNYEPRFYKPALVYWLMSGSYHLFGVNEFAARFPSALFGTALILIQYCFLAGWRDERIGLFGALMLLLNIEIIGLSRMALTDSVLVFFTTVAQLGFLAGLHGQGRARHWIWTFYVGMALATLAKGPVGFIVPLITMSLYLSATKRWRQYWQEGVPLLGTVLFVACALPWYGTMFSIHGSSYVAIAKAQTVGRFLSPMEGHGFGLLFYVPVLLLGFFPWSGLLPMALYHTFRTWRAARRGLFPASPSVASYELELYAALWLIGGFMFFTISSTRLQHYIAPLFPAAAILTAIYWERGLIEPALKGLRASIHLMIGLGLLLALGFSAVPWIYSRFLGKMLKEFPAAALLDPSAPEAGPYAAAMVLLVGMALVAYFGLSEERRAGAFWAAGGSLALVGLIAIQLTFPMLNRYFIAPPQELAYAAGVNLRREDRFIVYGSTRPSTVFYAKRKAIFVPSGEEDKITTTLAQPGVTMMLLPETYASKLPAEAGQLVPILKRYGFLLLSNQSMVTIPEGSPNTPAPRPLGH; encoded by the coding sequence ATGTTTACCCGCAAACATGTCTTGAACCTCTCGGTGCTTCTCCTTCTAAGCGGTCTCTTTCTGTTCGTCGGCCTTGGATCCATGGGACTGACGGACCGGGACGAAGGGCGGAACGCAGAAGCCGGACGGGAGATGCTGGAAACCGGGGATTGGGTCACGCCGACGTTTAATTACGAACCGCGTTTCTACAAGCCGGCGCTGGTGTACTGGCTTATGAGCGGTTCATACCACCTGTTTGGCGTCAATGAATTCGCCGCGAGGTTCCCCTCGGCGTTGTTTGGAACAGCGCTCATTTTGATACAGTACTGCTTCCTCGCCGGATGGCGGGACGAACGGATCGGATTGTTCGGCGCACTGATGCTTTTGCTGAACATCGAGATCATCGGCCTCAGTCGCATGGCTCTCACCGACAGTGTGTTGGTTTTTTTCACCACAGTGGCGCAGCTCGGATTTTTGGCCGGCCTGCACGGTCAAGGGCGAGCCCGTCATTGGATCTGGACGTTTTATGTCGGCATGGCGTTGGCGACCCTGGCCAAAGGTCCGGTCGGCTTCATCGTTCCCCTCATCACCATGAGTCTCTATCTTTCCGCAACGAAACGATGGCGACAATATTGGCAAGAGGGGGTTCCATTGCTGGGCACTGTGCTGTTCGTGGCCTGTGCGCTTCCCTGGTATGGGACGATGTTCTCGATCCATGGCTCAAGTTATGTCGCCATCGCGAAGGCGCAGACGGTCGGCCGGTTCCTGTCACCAATGGAAGGACATGGGTTTGGTTTGCTGTTCTATGTTCCCGTCTTACTGCTTGGATTTTTCCCCTGGAGCGGGTTGCTTCCAATGGCCCTCTATCACACATTCCGCACATGGCGTGCGGCGCGTAGGGGTCTTTTTCCCGCTTCTCCATCAGTTGCCTCCTACGAACTGGAACTCTATGCGGCTCTTTGGCTGATCGGCGGGTTCATGTTCTTTACCATTTCATCGACCAGGCTCCAGCATTACATCGCTCCGTTGTTTCCGGCGGCGGCAATCTTGACGGCAATCTATTGGGAGAGAGGTTTGATTGAACCTGCACTGAAGGGGCTGCGCGCGTCGATTCATCTGATGATAGGTTTGGGGCTTCTGCTGGCGCTGGGATTCTCCGCTGTGCCCTGGATCTACTCACGCTTTCTCGGCAAGATGTTGAAGGAATTCCCAGCCGCTGCACTACTCGATCCGAGCGCGCCGGAGGCAGGCCCGTATGCCGCGGCCATGGTCCTGCTGGTCGGAATGGCTTTGGTTGCTTATTTCGGTTTATCCGAGGAACGCCGTGCCGGTGCTTTTTGGGCAGCGGGAGGCTCTCTGGCTCTTGTTGGATTGATAGCCATTCAACTCACGTTTCCCATGCTGAACCGCTATTTCATAGCCCCTCCGCAAGAGCTCGCCTATGCCGCCGGTGTGAACCTCCGTCGCGAGGACCGCTTCATTGTCTATGGTTCGACAAGACCTTCGACGGTATTTTATGCCAAACGCAAAGCCATCTTCGTCCCCTCGGGTGAAGAAGACAAGATCACGACGACCCTCGCCCAACCGGGTGTGACGATGATGCTGCTACCAGAAACCTATGCCTCCAAACTTCCGGCCGAGGCAGGACAGCTCGTTCCCATTTTGAAACGATATGGATTCTTGCTGCTATCAAACCAATCGATGGTGACCATCCCGGAAGGCAGCCCTAACACTCCTGCGCCACGCCCACTCGGACACTAG
- a CDS encoding phosphatase PAP2 family protein — protein MATGDRTAQVTHRTWRIAALMCAGVACTLSFLCLFEWDVPLTKFVRSLYHPVGYLPNPWLSRFSDSGDLLGKGEWLVLLSLMVLAVGYLRNSPIWKVAGWQSLLAHGIAALISNALKHAIGRARPKFMHAGNLELSPGGGSGWDSFPSGHATASFGVVTVLALRFPKVRWLLFAFAGAIAASRILRGSHFLTDTVGGAIIGYLTGSLVGNHWKEWGKSLESALTRAAIVVTGFSASLWVLCRQPADEWTAHALIFTGTVLAALGLAVVLGASISKRQTDQVTALSLVRGLTVIGLGMVSGSIMIAIATASAYLAHWFQSYAHQAPLDSPQGDVASVAGEAAFSLFVLVALLTSIQFRGALPLI, from the coding sequence GTGGCCACGGGCGACCGTACGGCGCAGGTCACACATCGCACATGGCGGATCGCTGCTCTGATGTGTGCGGGCGTGGCATGCACCCTTTCCTTCTTGTGCCTATTCGAGTGGGATGTTCCTCTCACGAAGTTTGTGCGGAGCCTCTATCATCCCGTCGGCTATCTCCCGAATCCCTGGTTGTCGCGGTTCAGCGATAGCGGAGATCTTCTCGGCAAGGGCGAGTGGTTGGTCCTGTTGAGTCTGATGGTCCTGGCGGTCGGGTATCTGCGAAACAGCCCAATATGGAAAGTTGCGGGATGGCAGAGCCTTCTTGCCCATGGAATCGCCGCTCTGATCAGCAATGCGCTGAAGCATGCAATTGGAAGAGCCCGTCCCAAGTTCATGCATGCCGGGAATCTGGAACTGTCCCCCGGAGGCGGCAGCGGCTGGGATTCATTTCCCTCCGGTCATGCCACGGCGTCGTTCGGTGTGGTGACCGTCCTTGCATTGCGATTTCCCAAAGTGCGTTGGCTGTTGTTTGCGTTTGCCGGTGCAATTGCTGCCAGTCGTATTCTGCGAGGCTCGCATTTTCTGACCGATACGGTCGGGGGTGCGATCATTGGGTATCTCACGGGCTCGTTGGTGGGAAATCACTGGAAAGAATGGGGAAAATCGTTGGAGTCGGCACTCACAAGAGCGGCGATAGTCGTAACAGGCTTCAGTGCCTCCCTTTGGGTGCTCTGCCGTCAACCGGCGGACGAGTGGACGGCCCACGCGCTTATCTTTACCGGCACTGTCCTGGCCGCGCTGGGCTTGGCCGTGGTACTGGGCGCGTCCATATCGAAGAGACAGACGGATCAAGTCACGGCATTGTCGCTCGTGCGCGGACTGACCGTAATTGGACTCGGGATGGTGAGCGGCTCCATCATGATTGCCATAGCGACCGCAAGCGCCTATCTCGCGCACTGGTTCCAGAGCTATGCGCATCAGGCGCCGCTTGATAGTCCACAAGGAGATGTAGCTTCTGTTGCCGGAGAGGCTGCGTTCTCGCTATTCGTGTTGGTAGCGCTCCTGACGAGCATTCAGTTTAGAGGCGCGTTGCCTCTGATATAG